The window TTATTGGTACGCCAGGAATTACAACCGCCAGAAAAATGAAGATGCAAGCCAAAGCATGGACGGTTAGAAACTTCAGAAACGGTGGCATGTCCTTAAATGCTTGATACATGGCGGAGCTCTTAACAGTTGATTAGGCCGAATCGGCCTTTTCCGTAATATGTGGATTCTTCATAACACTGCGTCTCTGGCCCGGGAGTCAAGGCCAACCTTCCGTTTTTCCGGCAAGAAATCGGATAAAACCGAATTCCATAGACGGTGTTAGAAAGATTCCGTGTTTCTGATGCTATACGGAAACAGCTGAAAGTCCTTTAAGTCTGCCGAACTTGACCCACAATGTCTGTAGGCAAATTCCTACAAGGAATATTGACCATCAGGCAAAGAAAAAGGCGCCCGAAGGCGCCTTCCGCTTGATGACTTTCCTCTCATCCGGGACTCGGGAGGGGGGGAGCAGGTTCAAATCCGCCGAATCTTCTCCAACTGCTCCTCAAGGCTCCTGAGTGAGTTTTCCATGTCGGCCACTTTGTCCTTCTCCTTTTGGACCACGGCTTCGGGGGCCTTGGCGACGAAGCTCTCGTTCTCCAGTTTCTTTTTGCCGCGCTCCATGTCCTTGCCGAGCTTGTCGATCTCCTTGGTGAGGCGGGCCAGTTCCGCATCCTTGTCGATGAGTCCGGCCATGGGGACCAGGAGCTTCATGTTGCCGACCAGGGCGGTGGCGGCCTCGGGGGCCTCTTCGCCCTTGGCCAGCCATGTGACGGATTCGGTGCGTGCGAGGCGTTCGACAAAAGCGCTGTTGCGCTCCATACAGGCCTGGTCCTCGTCACTGTAGCCGTCAAGAATGATCGGTAGTGCCTTGCCCGGGGCGATATTCATGCCGGAACGGATTTTGCGCACACCGATGATGAAGTCCATGACCCAGTGCATTTCCGCTTCGGCATCGGGATCGATATCCCCTTCGTCGAGTTCCGGGAAGGGCTGGCGCATCAAAGTAGCCACGACTGACTGATCCCCCTCAGTCGCTCCCGGCATCCTGCCTCCCGCGACACTAGCACTTCCCTGTGCGTCGCCCACAGCCCCTCTCCCTGAGGGAGAGGGGAGCTTCCCGGCGAGCGGGGCGGCCCGCTGCCAGATCTCTTCGGTGATGAACGGCATGATGGGGTGGGCGAGGCGTAGGAGTGCCTCGAGCACTTGGACCAGGGTTTGGCGGGTGCCGCGTTTTGCGGCTTCGCTGGCCTCGCCGGTGAGAACCGGCTTGGAGAGTTCCAGATACCAGTCGCAGTATTCGTCCCAGGTGAACTCGTAAATCGCCTGGGCTGCGCGATCGAGGCGATAGGTGGCGACGGACTCGTTCACCTCTTTGACCGCCTTCTGGAAACGCGAGCGGATCCAGCGATCGGCGAGGGAGTATTCGATTGGGGCGGTGTTTCCGTCGCCGTTGGTTTTCTGGAATCGCGCCGAGGGCGGCCCTCCTACCCCGCAGTCTTCACCTTCGGTGTTCATGAGTACGTAGCGTGCCGCGTTCCACAGCTTGTTGCAGAAGTTGCGGTAACCCTCGATACGGCCCAGATCGAAGTTGATGTCGCGGCCGGTGGAGGCCAGGGCCGCGAAAGTGAAGCGCAGGGCGTCGGTGCCATAGGCGGGAATGCCATCGGCAAACTCCTTGCGGGTGGCCTTTTCGATCTTCTTCGCCATCTCCGGCTGCATAAGGCCGGCGGTGCGCTTCTGCACCAGTGACTCGAGTTCGATGCCGTCGATAAGGTCGATGGGGTCGAGCACATTGCCCTTGGACTTGGACATCTTCTGGCCGTGGGAATCACGCACCAGGCCGTGGATGTAGACCTCGTGAAAGGGCACGTCATCCATGAACTTCTGGCCCATCATGATCATGCGGGCCACCCAGAAGAAGATGATGTCGAAGCCGGTAACCAGCACCGAGGTCGGGTAGAACGTCTTCAGTTC is drawn from Thiohalomonas denitrificans and contains these coding sequences:
- a CDS encoding valine--tRNA ligase, encoding MEKAYDPHAIEQRWYQFWEDNGHFAPSGEGSPYCIMIPPPNVTGTLHMGHAFQDTIMDALTRFHRMKGNNTLWQAGSDHAGIATQMVVERQLAAEGKSRHDLGREDFIERVWEWKKQSGGHITRQLRRMGASLDWSRERFTMDEGLSAAVKEVFVRLHEEGLIYRGKRLVNWDPVLHTAVSDLEVVSGEEQGYLWHMRYPLSDGSGHLVVATTRPETMLGDTAVAVHPEDERYQHLIGKTITLPLVGREIPIIADDYVDPEFGTGCVKITPAHDFNDYAMGQRHNLPMINVLTVDARINDNAPEKYRGKDRYEARDEIIHDLKEMELLEKIDDHKLMVPRGDRSGTVIEPYLTDQWFVDLTRDKQEDGRTGGKTAITDPAIDAVRSGKIKFVPGNWDNTYYHWLENIQDWCISRQIWWGHRIPAWYDETGNVYVGRSEAEVRDKHNLGFDVKLTQDEDVLDTWFSSALWPFSTLGWPEKTPELKTFYPTSVLVTGFDIIFFWVARMIMMGQKFMDDVPFHEVYIHGLVRDSHGQKMSKSKGNVLDPIDLIDGIELESLVQKRTAGLMQPEMAKKIEKATRKEFADGIPAYGTDALRFTFAALASTGRDINFDLGRIEGYRNFCNKLWNAARYVLMNTEGEDCGVGGPPSARFQKTNGDGNTAPIEYSLADRWIRSRFQKAVKEVNESVATYRLDRAAQAIYEFTWDEYCDWYLELSKPVLTGEASEAAKRGTRQTLVQVLEALLRLAHPIMPFITEEIWQRAAPLAGKLPSPSGRGAVGDAQGSASVAGGRMPGATEGDQSVVATLMRQPFPELDEGDIDPDAEAEMHWVMDFIIGVRKIRSGMNIAPGKALPIILDGYSDEDQACMERNSAFVERLARTESVTWLAKGEEAPEAATALVGNMKLLVPMAGLIDKDAELARLTKEIDKLGKDMERGKKKLENESFVAKAPEAVVQKEKDKVADMENSLRSLEEQLEKIRRI